Proteins from a genomic interval of Lolium perenne isolate Kyuss_39 chromosome 1, Kyuss_2.0, whole genome shotgun sequence:
- the LOC127294014 gene encoding stromal 70 kDa heat shock-related protein, chloroplastic, with product MSTTTFPTSTPFFVHHGSRRPSLNVRTAAAVYGRGGRRWRPLRVTCEKVVGIDLGTTNSAVAAMEGGKPTIVTNAEGARTTPSVVAYTKAGDRLVGQIAKRQAVVNPENTFFSVKRFIGRKMNEVAEESKQVSYRIVRDDNGNVKLDCPAIGKQFAAEEISAQVLRKLVDDASKFLNDKVTKAVITVPAYFNDSQRTATKDAGRIAGLDVLRIINEPTAASLAYGFEKKNNETILVFDLGGGTFDVSVLEVGDGVFEVLSTSGDTHLGGDDFDKRIVDWLAGSFKNDEGIELLKDKQALQRLTEAAEKAKMELSSLTQTNISLPFITATADGPKHIETTITRGKFEELCSDLLDRLRTPVDNSLRDAKLSLKEIDEVILVGGSTRIPAVQELVKKMTGKDPNVTVNPDEVVALGAAVQAGVLSGDVSDIVLLDVTPLSIGLETLGGVMTKIIPRNTTLPTSKSEVFSTAADGQTSVEINVLQGEREFVRDNKSLGSFRLDGIPPAPRGVPQIEVKFDIDANGILSVAAVDKGTGKKQDITITGASTLPKDEVEKMVEEAEKFASEDKEKRDAIDTKNQAESVIYQTEKQLKELGDKVPADVKGKVEGKLKELQDAVAGGSTQTIKDALAALNQEVMQLGQSLYQQQGAPGAGPTPGADGAADSAASSEKPGDDGDVIDADFTDSK from the exons ATGTCGACCACGACCTTCCCCACCTCGACCCCCTTCTTCGTCCACCACGGCAGCCGGCGCCCCTCCCTCAACGtccggacggcggcggcggtgtacGGGCGCGGGGGCCGGCGGTGGCGGCCACTGCGGGTCACCTGCGAGAAGGTGGTCGGGATCGACCTCGGGACCACCAACTCCGCCGTCGCGGCGATGGAGGGCGGCAAGCCCACAATCGTCACCAACGCCGAGGGGGCGCGGACCACGCCGTCGGTCGTGGCCTACACCAAGGCCGGGGACCGGCTGGTGGGGCAGATCGCCAAGAGGCAGGCGGTGGTCAACCCAGAGAACACCTTCTTCTCCGTCAAGCGGTTCATCGGCCGAAAGATGAACGAGGTCGCGGAGGAGTCAAAGCAGGTGTCCTACCGCATCGTTAGGGACGACAACGGCAACGTCAAGCTCGATTGTCCAGCTATCGGCAAGCAATTCGCTGCCGAGGAGATCTCTGCGCAG GTTTTGAGAAAGCTGGTTGATGATGCGTCGAAGTTTTTAAATGACAAAGTCACCAAGGCTGTGATCACTGTCCCTGCTTACTTCAACGACTCGCAGAGGACAGCTACAAAAGATGCTGGCCGCATTGCTGGGCTGGATGTTCTCCGTATCATAAATGAGCCTACTGCAGCGTCGTTAGCATATGGTTTTGAAAAAAAGAACAATGAGACAATTCTGGTTTTTGACCTCGGAGGAGGCACCTTTGATGTTTCAG TTCTTGAGGTTGGTGATGGTGTTTTTGAGGTGCTGTCTACTTCTGGTGACACCCATCTTGGGGGCGATGACTTTGACAAG AGAATTGTTGATTGGTTGGCTGGGAGCTTCAAAAACGATGAGGGTATTGAGCTGCTGAAAGACAAGCAAGCTCTTCAGCGACTTACAGAAGCAGCTGAGAAGGCAAAAATGGAGTTATCATCATTGACCCAAACAAATATTAG ctTACCTTTCATAACAGCTACTGCTGACGGGCCCAAGCACATTGAGACAACAATTACCAGGGGCAAATTTGAGGAGCTATGCTCAGATCTTCTTGACAG GCTGAGGACACCTGTCGACAACTCTCTTAGAGATGCGAAGCTGTCACTTAAAGAAATAGATGAGGTGATTCTTGTGGGTGGTTCCACCAGAATTCCAGCTGTTCAGGAGCTTGTGAAGAAAATGACTGGAAAGGACCCGAATGTGACAGTCAACCCTGATGAGGTTGTTGCCCTTGGAGCAGCTGTGCAG GCAGGAGTATTGTCGGGCGATGTGAGCGATATTGTGCTTCTCGATGTCACGCCACTGTCTATAGGTTTGGAGACACTGGGTGGGGTGATGACCAAGATTATCCCAAGGAACACAACGCTGCCCACCTCGAAGTCAGAGGTCTTCTCGACTGCTGCTGATGGACAGACAAGTGTGGAGATTAATGTTCTCCAAGGAGAAAGAGAGTTTGTCAGGGACAACAAATCTCTTGGTAGCTTCCGGCTTGATGGAATTCCTCCTGCTCCACGTGGTGTTCCACAAATTGAAGTCAAGTTTGATATTGATGCCAACGGTATCCTGTCTGTTGCTGCTGTGGACAAAGGCACTGGAAAGAAGCAGGACATCACTATCACCGGAGCCAGCACATTGCCGAAGGATGAG GTAGAAAAGATGGTTGAAGAAGCTGAGAAGTTCGCCTCGGAGGACAAAGAGAAGAGAGACGCAATCGACACCAAGAACCAGGCAGAGTCTGTCATCTACCAGACTGAGAAACAACTGAAGGAGCTCGGCGACAAGGTCCCAGCTGATGTCAAGGGGAAGGTCGAGGGGAAACTTAAGGAACTCCAGGACGCAGTTGCTGGTGGATCAACCCAGACCATAAAGGATGCACTGGCTGCACTGAACCAAGAAGTGATGCAGCTTGGCCAGTCCCTTTACCAGCAGCAGGGCGCCCCCGGAGCAGGCCCTACTCCTGGAGCTGATGGCGCTGCTGATTCTGCAGCTTCATCTGAGAAGCCAGGAGATGATGGTGACGTTATAGATGCTGATTTTACCGACAGCAAATGA